The Flavobacterium johnsoniae genomic sequence ATCAATTTCGGTTGGAGCAATTACATTTTTATCAAATTTCAATAACGGATTATAAGTTGTGTGATTCATTCCCAATGAATTGTAGAAATTTTCCTGACTTAAATCTTCCAGTTTTTTATGCGTTGCTCTTTCCAGATATTCTTTTAAAATAATAAAAGTAAAATCGCTGTATTTGTATTCTTTTTTTAATGAAATAGGAGAGTCGGCGATAAATTTCATAATTGTGTCATGATAATCATTTCTAATGAAAAGACTGTCAGCCACTTTGGTTGTGAAATTTTTCTCTGGAATTTTTCGATAGTATTTATCAGAAGGAAAACCTTTTGCATCTAACGTCGATTTGTAAAACGGACTCCATGCAATTAATCCCGCATAATGATTTAATAAATCTTTAAATGAAATGTCTTTTTTGTTAGATTTAGAAAACATTGGAAGCATTGTTCCCAGTTTTGTATCTAATTCAACTTTATTTTTATCGTATAACTGCATCACGTTTGGAAGCGTAGAAATCATTTTTGAAATCGAAGCAACGTCGTATAAATCAGCATTTGAAACTTTTACAGTTTTATCGTATGTCTGATATCCGTATGATTTCTGAAAAACAACACTTCCTTTTCTTGCCACTAAAACCTGCATTCCCGGAGCCATTTTTCCGTCAATTGCTTTTTGAGCGATAGCGTCTATTTTGTCAAGAATTGCAGAACTCATCCCCATGTTTTCTGGTGTTTCAAAACCTAAACGATCGATTTTTTCGGTATCGATTCCGTCGTTTACTTTAAAATTATCGTTAATTGAAACTGGTAATTTTCCCTTAGCGCTTTTGGCTCCAAACAAAATTTCGGCAGAAACAATCTGAGAAATCGTTGAATTTTGATACGAAACAACCATTCCTTCAATGTTATCAAAGTTTTGGATGGAAAGCAATGAATAAGGTTTCGTAAAAACATCTAAAATGACTTTATTGTTTTCGGCAATTTTATTCAAGAAAAACAATTCATTCGAAGAGAAATCATGTTTTTCCCAAGCTTTATTTACTTTATGATAACTTACAATTACTAAATCATAATTCTTTAATTGAGCGTTTAAAGAATCAATATTGGTATTTGAAACTTCTGTTATTTTGGTATATTTTTTTAAAGTCGAAACAAAAGTGCTGTTTACATCTTCTCCCAGTTTTACATAAGCAATTTTCTGATTCAGATTTTTGATCGGAAGAATGTCTTTTTTGTTTTTTAAAACGGTAGTGGCGTTTTCAAACAAATTGTATTGAAGCGCATCTTTATCAGGACTTGTCAAATCTTTTTGGAGATTTTTTAAATCAACAGGCTTGTATTTGTTTAATCCCGCTTTGAATTTATAACGCAGGATTTTTTTAACCGAATGCGCTAGACGTTCTTCGGTAATCTGTCCATTTGCATAAAATATTTTTAGTTTTTCTAAAGCCGCTGGAACATCGTCTGGACAAAGAAAAATGTCATTTCCTGCTTGTAAAACTGCCAATTCAAGATCTCCGACAGGTTTAAAGTTACTGGCGCCTTTCATTCCTAAACCATCTGTAAAAATCAGTCCTTCAAAACCTAATTGTTTTTGAAGTAATTCGGTTACCACATTATAAGAAGCAGAAGAAGGGACATTTTCGCCTGGTTCTAAATTCGGAATATTAAGGTGTGCGACCATTACAGAAGCCAAACCTTCGTCAAATAGCTTTTTGTATGGATATAATTCGACTTCATTCATATGTTCTTTGCTGTAAGCAACCGTTGGAAGCGCTTTATGTGAATCGACAGCTGTATCTCCGTGTCCGGGAAAATGTTTTCCTGTACACAAAACGCCTTGACTCTGAATGCCTTTCATAATGGCAGAAGCGCGATCAGCAACATTGGTTTTGCTTTCGCCAAAAGAACGATTTCCAATAATCGGATTCAGTGGATTTGTATTAATGTCTAAAACAGGGGCAAAATTGAAATGAATTCCCATTCTTTTGCATTCGCTTCCCATTTGTCTTCCGACTTTTTCAATAAGATCTAAATCCTGAATCGCGCCCAAAGTCATATTCCACGGATAAGCGTAGGTCGAGTCTAAACGCATGCTTAATCCCCATTCGGCATCAAGTCCAATAAACAAAGGAACTTTAGCTTTTGACTGATATAAGTTGGTTAATTTCGCTTGACGAACAGGTCCGCCCTGAAAGAAAATAATGCCACCAATATTGTATTTTGAAACCAATTCTTTCACTTTATTAACATGAACAGAATCTTTGTTAGAATAAGCATTTGCAAAAAATAATTGTCCCAGTTTTTCGTCCAACGTCATTTTACTGTAAATGCTGTCTGTCCAACGATTTTCGGCATCACAATCGGGAACAAAAGGCTTTTTTTCTGCTTTGCTTTTTGGAATGTAAACTTCTTTATTTTCTCTTGAAATAGGCTCGTTTTTGTCAACAGCAGTTTTACTTTTTTTAGAAACACCACAATTGATGATTAAAAAAAGCACGGCTGTAAGTAAACCTATTTTTATAATTGTATTTTTCATGAAATCATTTTTTGAGTATTCAGGTAAAAGTCTGAATTCTTTATTTTGGCTTTTAAAAAGAGATTTTTTCTTCTGTGCGTTTACTAGTTAAATAAATTCCGATGTAAGTAAATAATCCGTTGATGATTATTAATTCGTTATCAAAAGTATACCCAAATAATTGTGCTGAGTTTTCGCTTAAGAAATACGTAAATATTGGCGAAATAATACAGATAATCGGAATAAGTTTATCATTTACTAATCTTGATTTTTGCAATAATCCGAAAGCGTATAATCCTAATAATGGCCCGTAAGTATACGATGCAGCTCTGAAAATTAATGCCACGACAGAAGCATCATTAAAGGAATTCAATACAATAATTACCATAAAAAGTAAGATTGAAAAAGCAAAATGTACCCAATGTCTTATCGTTACATTTTTAGTATTGTCGAGATTTTCAGATTTGTCCATGCCAAGAAAATCAACACAAAATGAAGTAGTTAAAGCGGTTAAAGCTGAATCGGTTGTGGCAAAAGTCGCAGCGATAATTCCCAAAAGAAAAACAAATGCCGGAACTATTGACAAATGATTTAAAGCAATTTCTGGGAAAAGTAAATCGGTTCTTGGTTTTCCTGTTGCTAAATCTAACGGAATTTCAACATTATTTTTTGCAGCGTAGATGTATAATAAAGCGCCCAAACTCAAGAAAATAATATTGATTAAAACAAAAATTCCTGTAAATGTGAACATGTTTTTTTGCGCTTCGCCAATGTTTTTGCAGCTTAGGTTTTTCTGCATTAAATCTTGATCGAGCCCAACCATTGCTATAGTAACAAACATTCCTCCTAAAATTTGCTTTACAAAGTGGTACTTGCTCGTAAAGAAATCATCGAAGAAAAATACTTTAGAATAATTACTATTCTGAATGGTTGAAACCGACTCAAGAACAGTCAGGTTAAGACTGTCACAAACAAAATAAATGGTTATAAACACTGAACTAACTAAAAAAAACGTCTGTAGTGTATCGGTAATAATAATGGTTTTTAAGCCGCTTCTAAAGGTGTACAAAAAGATAAGCGCCAAAGCCAAAAGTACCGTTACAGGAAATGGTATATGGAAATCATTGAAAACATATCGTTGTAAAACAATGACAACCAAATACAATCTAAAAGCTGAACTAATGGTTCTGCTTACTAAAAATATCGAAGCTGCCGTTTTGTAACTTCTAATTCCCATTCTGTGTTCGATATAGCTGTAAATCGAAGTCAGATTCATTCTGTAGTAGAGTGGAAGCAAGACTTTTGCAATAATGATAAATCCGATTGCGTTTCCTAAAACAAACTGGAAATATTTAAATTGTTCTCCGTTTGGTGAACCAACTTCTCCAGGAACAGAGATAAAAGTTACTCCAGAAAGAGCAGTTCCAATCATTCCAAAAGCAACAAGGTACCATTTAGAGTTTTTGTTTGCTTTAAAGAAAGAATCGTTGTCTTGTCCTTTTTTACTGATTACGTTTGAAATAAAAAGTAAAAGACCAAAATAAACAAAGATGAAAATGAGGATTGTAGTAGAAGACATTTTGGTTTTGCTTTAATATTAGTTTATTTTTTGCTGTTATGATCTAACAAAACAGCGCGTACACTTTTATGTTTTTGCAGTAATTCTTCGGCTAAATCATATTCAATTCCCAATTCTTCCATAATCATTTTGATGCCTCGTTTTACTAGTTTTTCGTTAGACAACTGCATGTCTACCATTTTGTTGCCTTTTACTTTTCCAAGTTTTATCATTACAGAAGTTGAGATCATGTTCAAGGTCAGTTTTTGAGCTGTTCCCGCTTTCATTCTCGTACTTCCTGTTAAAAATTCAGGACCAACAATAACTTCAATTGGATAATCGGCTTCTTGTGCGATAAGTCCGTTGCTGATGCAAGAAATACTTCCTGTTTTAATATTATGTTCTTTCGCTTTTTTTAAAGCACCCAAAACATAAGGCGTATTTCCAGAAGCCGCAATTCCTATAATAAAATCTAGGCTTGAAATTTCAAATTTAGCTAAATCTTTCCAAGCTTGTTCGGTATCGTCTTCTGCATTTTCAACAGCTTTTCTAATTGCAGTATCTCCGCCGGCAATAATTCCGATAATCATGTCATGCGAAACACCAAAAGTTGGCGGACATTCAGAGGCATCTAAAATTCCGATACGACCAGAAGTTCCAGCTCCGATATAAAATAAACGTCCGCCTAATTGCATTTTTTTTACAATTGCTTTTACGAGTTTTTCAATTTTAGGAATCTGTCCTTCTATAATTTGCGGAACTTTTTGATCTTCTGTATTAATGTTGGTTAAGAGTTCTTTTACGCTCATTTGGTCTAAATCTTTATATAAAGATTCTTGTTCGGTTTCAGGATTTTTATTCTTCATTTTTCTTTTCTTTTTTTGGTTTTGAAACAGCTGATTTTGATATTTATGAGTTCGATTATTTGTATAAGGATTCTCTATTTTATAAAAAAAATAGTAAGTTTTGGAAATTTTTAATTCTGAAAAAAGCCTTATTTAGTAGAGTAAATACGGTTTTCTCATAATTTGAAAGGCTTGTAAATCTTTTTTCCAGCTTGCGCGAATTTCTTTTTCTGAAACTCCCGATTCTATTTGCTGCTGCAATTTTTTTGTTCCAGCAAGTTTGGTAAAAAAG encodes the following:
- the murQ gene encoding N-acetylmuramic acid 6-phosphate etherase, which codes for MKNKNPETEQESLYKDLDQMSVKELLTNINTEDQKVPQIIEGQIPKIEKLVKAIVKKMQLGGRLFYIGAGTSGRIGILDASECPPTFGVSHDMIIGIIAGGDTAIRKAVENAEDDTEQAWKDLAKFEISSLDFIIGIAASGNTPYVLGALKKAKEHNIKTGSISCISNGLIAQEADYPIEVIVGPEFLTGSTRMKAGTAQKLTLNMISTSVMIKLGKVKGNKMVDMQLSNEKLVKRGIKMIMEELGIEYDLAEELLQKHKSVRAVLLDHNSKK
- a CDS encoding glycoside hydrolase family 3 N-terminal domain-containing protein, translating into MKNTIIKIGLLTAVLFLIINCGVSKKSKTAVDKNEPISRENKEVYIPKSKAEKKPFVPDCDAENRWTDSIYSKMTLDEKLGQLFFANAYSNKDSVHVNKVKELVSKYNIGGIIFFQGGPVRQAKLTNLYQSKAKVPLFIGLDAEWGLSMRLDSTYAYPWNMTLGAIQDLDLIEKVGRQMGSECKRMGIHFNFAPVLDINTNPLNPIIGNRSFGESKTNVADRASAIMKGIQSQGVLCTGKHFPGHGDTAVDSHKALPTVAYSKEHMNEVELYPYKKLFDEGLASVMVAHLNIPNLEPGENVPSSASYNVVTELLQKQLGFEGLIFTDGLGMKGASNFKPVGDLELAVLQAGNDIFLCPDDVPAALEKLKIFYANGQITEERLAHSVKKILRYKFKAGLNKYKPVDLKNLQKDLTSPDKDALQYNLFENATTVLKNKKDILPIKNLNQKIAYVKLGEDVNSTFVSTLKKYTKITEVSNTNIDSLNAQLKNYDLVIVSYHKVNKAWEKHDFSSNELFFLNKIAENNKVILDVFTKPYSLLSIQNFDNIEGMVVSYQNSTISQIVSAEILFGAKSAKGKLPVSINDNFKVNDGIDTEKIDRLGFETPENMGMSSAILDKIDAIAQKAIDGKMAPGMQVLVARKGSVVFQKSYGYQTYDKTVKVSNADLYDVASISKMISTLPNVMQLYDKNKVELDTKLGTMLPMFSKSNKKDISFKDLLNHYAGLIAWSPFYKSTLDAKGFPSDKYYRKIPEKNFTTKVADSLFIRNDYHDTIMKFIADSPISLKKEYKYSDFTFIILKEYLERATHKKLEDLSQENFYNSLGMNHTTYNPLLKFDKNVIAPTEIDNYFRHQLIQGYVHDMAAAMEGGVAGHAGIFSNAMDVAKMMQLFLQKGSYGGERYFSEATFDTFNTCFYCAQGVERGLGFDKRLGKDGPTCQCASKSSFGHTGFTGNMAWVDPENETVYVFLSNRTYPEVGEEGNKLAKEKIREDIQKIIYESIIK
- a CDS encoding sodium:solute symporter, translated to MSSTTILIFIFVYFGLLLFISNVISKKGQDNDSFFKANKNSKWYLVAFGMIGTALSGVTFISVPGEVGSPNGEQFKYFQFVLGNAIGFIIIAKVLLPLYYRMNLTSIYSYIEHRMGIRSYKTAASIFLVSRTISSAFRLYLVVIVLQRYVFNDFHIPFPVTVLLALALIFLYTFRSGLKTIIITDTLQTFFLVSSVFITIYFVCDSLNLTVLESVSTIQNSNYSKVFFFDDFFTSKYHFVKQILGGMFVTIAMVGLDQDLMQKNLSCKNIGEAQKNMFTFTGIFVLINIIFLSLGALLYIYAAKNNVEIPLDLATGKPRTDLLFPEIALNHLSIVPAFVFLLGIIAATFATTDSALTALTTSFCVDFLGMDKSENLDNTKNVTIRHWVHFAFSILLFMVIIVLNSFNDASVVALIFRAASYTYGPLLGLYAFGLLQKSRLVNDKLIPIICIISPIFTYFLSENSAQLFGYTFDNELIIINGLFTYIGIYLTSKRTEEKISF